A part of Candidatus Bathyarchaeota archaeon genomic DNA contains:
- a CDS encoding asparagine synthetase B — protein sequence MKALAAILNKRGKNAVNMLVSMLNVLGRTGTDTFCIATQDDITLNSSLEKLSIQGIKSSTALGHVFLKVVAADKPKLLQFGKSAFVFDGRVYSPATENLETVLAQKFQAGNVLTAAETLIKEFDGCFAFAMVENGKLVAGRDALGTYPLYYGENSDFFAVASECKALRKIGITRAKSFPPGHVLITDKQSFKIKRVKTPSNPVKSMSVEEAVDKVHRLLLQSTAERTACLDKVAVAFSGGLDSSLTAFLIQKTGIDVHLIHVSLESQIETSQAEEVARLLDLPFNKFLYSVEEVERDLPKILWCVEIPDPLQVSIGIPVFWAAEKAAELGFGVLFAGQGADELFGGYRRYLTLYTRFGEDFAEKAIISDILKMYENNFERDFKVCNYHNIELRLPFASYPLVELAMGLPLNLKIVSKSDMLRKFVLRKTAEKLGLPKQIICKPKKAIQYATGVDKTLKKLAKKHSLSLKRYLVKIFKESFGKTLGGG from the coding sequence ATGAAAGCACTTGCAGCGATTCTCAATAAAAGGGGGAAAAATGCTGTTAACATGTTAGTTTCAATGCTTAATGTCCTGGGACGAACCGGTACAGACACCTTTTGTATAGCTACACAAGATGACATAACCTTAAACTCTTCATTAGAGAAACTTTCAATTCAAGGGATTAAATCGTCAACAGCCTTAGGACATGTGTTCTTAAAGGTGGTGGCTGCGGACAAACCCAAACTGCTACAGTTTGGAAAATCAGCATTCGTTTTTGATGGAAGAGTATACTCTCCCGCTACGGAGAACCTTGAAACAGTTTTAGCACAGAAGTTTCAAGCTGGCAACGTCTTAACAGCGGCTGAAACATTGATCAAAGAGTTTGACGGATGCTTTGCCTTTGCCATGGTTGAAAACGGGAAACTGGTTGCCGGTAGGGATGCCTTGGGAACGTATCCCCTATACTATGGAGAAAACAGCGACTTTTTTGCGGTTGCATCAGAATGTAAAGCCCTCCGGAAGATAGGCATAACCAGAGCAAAATCATTTCCACCGGGACATGTATTGATCACGGATAAACAAAGTTTTAAAATTAAACGAGTTAAAACTCCTTCGAACCCAGTTAAATCAATGTCGGTGGAAGAGGCTGTTGATAAAGTTCATAGGCTTTTGTTACAGTCGACGGCTGAAAGAACAGCATGCCTAGATAAAGTTGCGGTGGCATTTTCTGGAGGTCTAGACAGCAGTCTAACAGCTTTCCTAATTCAGAAAACTGGAATTGATGTGCACTTAATCCATGTAAGCCTTGAAAGCCAAATTGAAACTTCACAAGCCGAAGAGGTGGCTCGCTTGCTGGATCTTCCATTTAACAAGTTTTTGTATAGTGTTGAAGAGGTGGAACGTGACCTTCCAAAAATCTTGTGGTGTGTTGAAATCCCAGATCCGCTTCAAGTAAGCATAGGCATACCCGTTTTCTGGGCAGCTGAAAAAGCTGCGGAACTAGGGTTTGGAGTTTTGTTTGCTGGACAGGGAGCGGATGAACTTTTTGGGGGTTATAGGCGGTATTTGACTCTTTACACACGCTTCGGCGAAGATTTTGCTGAGAAAGCTATTATATCTGACATTTTGAAAATGTATGAGAACAATTTCGAAAGGGACTTCAAAGTTTGCAACTACCACAACATTGAACTTCGTTTGCCCTTTGCCTCCTACCCGCTTGTCGAATTGGCCATGGGCCTACCATTAAACTTGAAAATAGTTTCCAAAAGTGACATGCTTCGAAAATTTGTACTTAGAAAGACGGCTGAAAAGCTTGGACTGCCCAAACAAATAATCTGTAAACCTAAAAAAGCAATACAATACGCCACAGGAGTTGATAAAACCCTCAAAAAATTGGCTAAAAAACATAGTCTGTCTCTAAAACGGTATTTAGTGAAGATTTTCAAGGAAAGCTTTGGTAAAACTTTAGGAGGGGGATGA
- a CDS encoding 4Fe-4S dicluster domain-containing protein yields MVKIVVDNHKCTGCGTCVDTCPVGVYEIKDGKSVPVKVEECLVCRACEAQCPESAIQVIE; encoded by the coding sequence ATGGTAAAGATAGTAGTTGACAACCACAAGTGCACGGGTTGTGGAACATGCGTTGACACATGCCCGGTGGGCGTCTACGAGATAAAGGACGGAAAATCTGTCCCGGTGAAAGTGGAAGAGTGTCTTGTCTGCAGAGCATGCGAAGCTCAATGCCCTGAAAGCGCCATTCAAGTAATCGAGTAA
- a CDS encoding radical SAM protein produces MPYDPVERHITVEKLVTRHSPEGQERKYYRIRLARWYGGIVTADCVGCGLLCRFCWVSDVVANRPASVGSFYTPKKVAENLITLARKCKLDQLRISGGEPTIGKEHLLAVLENLGRERYRFILETNGILIAHDEDYAKNLAKYDFVHVRVSLKGCSEEEFTMLTGAKPEGFKLQLEALWKLVEAGVSCHPSVMASFSTRESLQSLMHKLNQISPKLVEEIEIEELILYPHVIRRLQKHGLKYYSGYAPESVPPEQV; encoded by the coding sequence TTGCCCTACGATCCTGTTGAACGGCATATTACCGTCGAAAAATTGGTGACACGTCATAGCCCAGAGGGGCAGGAGAGAAAATATTACCGTATAAGACTTGCAAGATGGTATGGTGGAATAGTCACAGCTGACTGTGTTGGATGCGGTTTATTGTGCCGTTTCTGCTGGGTTTCGGATGTTGTCGCCAATCGACCAGCAAGTGTTGGAAGCTTTTACACACCAAAAAAAGTTGCTGAAAACCTAATCACCCTTGCAAGAAAATGCAAACTAGACCAACTTAGAATAAGCGGAGGGGAGCCAACCATAGGGAAAGAACATCTGCTGGCTGTACTTGAAAACTTAGGCAGGGAAAGATATCGTTTCATTCTTGAAACCAACGGCATACTTATAGCTCACGACGAAGACTACGCCAAAAATCTGGCAAAATACGATTTCGTCCACGTGAGGGTTTCGCTTAAAGGGTGCAGCGAAGAGGAATTTACAATGCTAACGGGTGCTAAGCCGGAGGGGTTCAAACTGCAACTTGAAGCCCTCTGGAAGCTTGTTGAGGCTGGTGTAAGCTGCCATCCATCGGTTATGGCTTCTTTTTCAACAAGGGAAAGCCTCCAATCGCTTATGCATAAACTAAATCAAATAAGTCCTAAACTAGTGGAAGAAATTGAAATTGAAGAGCTTATATTGTACCCGCATGTCATTCGGAGACTACAAAAGCATGGATTGAAGTATTATTCTGGTTATGCTCCTGAAAGCGTTCCCCCGGAGCAAGTTTAA
- a CDS encoding DUF2095 family protein, protein MKPLKVNHVEFDKETFKKLFPNLAREIELDENKVQINSIRTNVEVGEKAVSEKRRNHADPFIHYDPDVIDFLRRCDTEEQAEEIIAYMEKRGEISSEYALQLRKQLKEKGVRSFGPKKEENYYLKHGGLL, encoded by the coding sequence ATGAAACCTTTGAAGGTAAACCATGTGGAGTTCGACAAAGAAACTTTCAAAAAGCTTTTCCCGAACCTAGCGAGAGAAATAGAATTAGACGAAAACAAAGTTCAAATAAATTCTATCCGCACAAATGTTGAAGTGGGGGAAAAAGCAGTTTCTGAAAAACGGAGAAACCACGCTGACCCCTTTATCCACTATGACCCAGATGTTATTGACTTTTTACGCCGATGTGACACAGAAGAACAAGCCGAGGAGATAATAGCTTACATGGAGAAAAGGGGTGAAATAAGCAGTGAATATGCTTTACAACTTAGAAAACAGCTTAAAGAAAAAGGCGTTCGAAGTTTCGGTCCCAAAAAAGAAGAAAACTACTACCTGAAACATGGTGGATTACTTTAA
- a CDS encoding nucleotidyltransferase domain-containing protein: protein MDAGIRRKVAREAANLLYQGIEKEYKQAKLKAAETFKASILPTNLEVAMELDRIAEEKEGATRQERLIRMRQEALNLMKTLKRYSPVLVGSVWRGTIHHKSDIDINVYHDQPEEVSATLEQAGIKIVEKGWIAMTKGGKWKRAYRVLAKLPSGEEAEIIVKNQAEAEAEHDAKESCEIYGDIISGLNIHELEKVLSKNPTKRFVPF, encoded by the coding sequence ATGGACGCTGGCATCCGAAGAAAAGTTGCAAGAGAGGCTGCTAACCTTTTATACCAAGGAATTGAGAAAGAGTACAAGCAAGCAAAACTGAAGGCAGCTGAGACTTTCAAAGCAAGCATTCTGCCAACAAACCTTGAAGTTGCAATGGAGCTTGACAGGATAGCCGAAGAAAAAGAAGGCGCCACACGACAAGAACGCCTCATCCGAATGCGGCAGGAAGCTCTAAATCTTATGAAAACCTTAAAAAGATATAGCCCGGTGCTTGTGGGTAGCGTTTGGCGAGGCACAATCCACCACAAAAGCGATATAGACATAAACGTCTATCATGACCAGCCTGAAGAAGTTTCAGCTACACTGGAGCAAGCTGGCATTAAGATAGTGGAAAAAGGTTGGATAGCCATGACTAAGGGCGGCAAATGGAAAAGGGCTTACCGCGTACTGGCGAAGTTACCCTCTGGTGAGGAAGCGGAAATAATAGTCAAAAATCAAGCGGAAGCAGAAGCAGAACATGACGCAAAAGAAAGTTGCGAAATATATGGAGACATTATTTCAGGACTTAACATTCATGAATTGGAAAAAGTGCTATCAAAAAACCCAACCAAAAGATTTGTTCCATTCTAG
- a CDS encoding glycosyltransferase family 4 protein, producing MKMAVLVYEYPPKIVGGLGTYAAEITRKFVLMDHDVTVFTMNDDEGTLPTREIWRGIEIHRPLHIDISDSLPDVVAEDVKKWGRGIQLFSKILVYNYLSASKLVNELIAKEGFKFDIVVAHDWLSVIAGITVKKETGLPLAFHVHSTERGRTLGNGSEVVSNIELRGARAADMVITVSYAMKDELISLGFPKDKIEVCYNGVDPQKYNPETVTQEQITRVREFYGIKPEEPMILFIGRLVGVKGVDKLVMAMPHILQKIPNAKLVIVGLGDMQDYLVNLVRMMKLQDAVKFNFQFLPEDERILHYAACDVAVFPSLYEPFGIVALEAMSMERPVVVGAAGISGMREIVVPCGEEQCGFHINPNNPADIAWGVLNALENPEKKKWLGKNGRRRVLNEFTWDKIAERTIELYERIIER from the coding sequence ATGAAGATGGCTGTACTTGTCTACGAGTACCCGCCTAAAATCGTTGGTGGCTTAGGCACGTACGCAGCTGAAATTACACGTAAATTCGTTTTGATGGATCATGACGTTACAGTTTTCACAATGAATGATGACGAGGGCACTCTTCCAACGAGAGAAATTTGGCGCGGCATAGAAATCCACCGGCCATTACACATTGACATTTCGGATTCTCTGCCAGACGTGGTGGCTGAAGACGTTAAAAAATGGGGCAGGGGCATACAGCTTTTCTCAAAAATTTTAGTTTATAACTATTTAAGTGCTTCAAAACTTGTTAACGAGCTTATCGCCAAAGAAGGCTTCAAGTTTGACATTGTAGTTGCCCATGATTGGCTTTCAGTTATAGCCGGCATAACCGTTAAAAAAGAGACCGGCCTGCCGCTGGCTTTCCACGTCCACTCCACAGAGAGGGGCAGAACGCTTGGAAACGGCTCGGAGGTTGTTAGCAACATAGAACTTCGCGGGGCTAGAGCTGCAGACATGGTTATCACAGTTTCCTATGCCATGAAGGACGAATTAATATCGCTAGGCTTCCCTAAGGATAAGATAGAGGTTTGCTACAATGGTGTCGACCCACAGAAATACAATCCAGAAACAGTAACCCAGGAACAAATAACCCGCGTAAGAGAGTTTTACGGCATAAAACCCGAAGAACCTATGATTCTGTTCATTGGAAGACTCGTAGGTGTCAAAGGCGTTGACAAACTTGTAATGGCGATGCCTCATATACTGCAGAAAATCCCAAACGCAAAACTGGTTATTGTTGGATTAGGCGACATGCAAGACTACCTTGTTAACCTCGTAAGGATGATGAAGCTCCAAGATGCTGTAAAATTTAACTTCCAATTCTTGCCAGAAGATGAACGCATCCTTCACTACGCGGCATGCGATGTGGCGGTTTTCCCAAGCCTCTACGAACCCTTTGGGATAGTTGCACTGGAAGCCATGAGCATGGAGCGTCCAGTCGTTGTAGGCGCAGCGGGCATAAGCGGAATGCGCGAAATAGTCGTGCCATGCGGTGAGGAGCAATGTGGCTTTCACATCAACCCAAACAACCCAGCGGACATCGCTTGGGGCGTTTTAAATGCTTTGGAAAATCCTGAAAAGAAAAAATGGCTTGGCAAAAACGGAAGACGCCGAGTTTTAAATGAATTCACATGGGACAAAATAGCTGAAAGAACCATTGAACTATATGAGCGAATAATAGAACGCTGA
- a CDS encoding PAS domain S-box protein translates to MSYSDEGDEQRIRESEVRFKRLFMDSPDACVYLDPNFHVLDINPRFTELFGYTSEEIKGKNINDVVVPNDKIDEARELNKKALEGPFCFETVRKRRDGSLIPVSLSIAPIKFKGKLLGAVGIYRDITERKRYEERLSALNFYGHSLNAAKSMKEIYNLILDALQKVLGFEYAEVMMISGNTLRVVACRGYSQPICSDLPLDGSKSGVAVEVARTGKSILVSDVRNEGDLVRVKYGVLSELAVPIKVGNKVLGVLNVESKRAAAFSEKDQELLEILASHAATAISNLKHAQNLEKYARKIKASQEKFEKLFMNNPEAAVYTDSNFRILDINPRFTELFGYTLKEIKGKHIDDVLVPKDLIKEGLMLNEKAEKGYIYYDSIRQRKDGTLIPVSISAAPIVIDGKLVGTIGIYKDISHLKKIEKELRDALEKLRVVGKLTRHDVRNKLSAVVGNVYLIKKRLADNHEALRYLEEIEGVIKQIERILNFAATYELLGVEELVYIDVEKTIQEAVSLFTDLKGVKVMNKCKGLKVLADSLLRQIFYNLIDNSLKYGKKIKKIRVYYEKTSEEQLNLIYEDDGVGIPKKEKELIFKEGYGKGTGYGLYLIRKICEGYGWTIQETGEYGKGVKFTMTIPKINIRSGKANWKFDER, encoded by the coding sequence ATGTCGTATAGCGACGAGGGAGATGAACAAAGAATACGTGAAAGTGAAGTTAGGTTTAAACGGTTATTCATGGATAGCCCTGATGCTTGTGTTTATTTAGATCCGAACTTTCATGTTTTAGATATTAATCCTCGTTTCACGGAACTTTTTGGCTACACATCGGAGGAAATCAAAGGTAAAAACATTAACGACGTGGTTGTACCAAATGATAAAATTGATGAGGCAAGGGAACTAAACAAAAAAGCGCTTGAAGGCCCCTTTTGTTTCGAAACGGTCAGAAAAAGGAGAGATGGCTCCTTAATACCAGTGTCCTTGTCTATAGCTCCAATAAAATTTAAAGGTAAACTTTTAGGGGCGGTGGGAATATATAGAGACATAACAGAGAGAAAACGTTATGAGGAACGCCTATCTGCGTTGAACTTTTACGGCCACAGCCTAAACGCTGCCAAAAGTATGAAAGAAATCTACAACCTAATATTGGACGCTTTACAAAAGGTGCTTGGGTTTGAGTATGCTGAAGTAATGATGATTAGCGGAAACACGCTTCGTGTTGTCGCCTGCCGTGGATATTCGCAACCCATTTGCTCTGATTTGCCTCTTGATGGCAGTAAGAGCGGTGTAGCCGTAGAGGTGGCAAGAACAGGCAAGTCAATTCTAGTGTCAGACGTTAGGAATGAAGGTGATCTCGTTAGAGTTAAATATGGAGTTCTCTCCGAACTTGCCGTACCTATCAAAGTTGGTAACAAAGTCCTTGGAGTTTTAAATGTTGAAAGTAAAAGGGCAGCTGCTTTCAGCGAAAAGGACCAAGAGTTACTTGAAATCTTGGCGTCTCATGCTGCAACCGCAATAAGCAACCTAAAGCATGCCCAAAACCTAGAAAAATACGCACGTAAGATCAAAGCGAGCCAAGAAAAATTTGAAAAGTTGTTTATGAACAACCCGGAAGCCGCTGTTTATACGGATTCGAACTTTCGCATATTAGATATTAATCCTCGTTTCACGGAGCTTTTCGGCTACACGCTCAAAGAAATTAAAGGTAAGCATATTGATGATGTATTAGTGCCTAAAGACCTTATCAAAGAGGGGCTTATGTTAAACGAAAAAGCCGAGAAGGGGTATATCTATTACGACAGTATCAGACAAAGAAAAGATGGAACTTTAATTCCAGTATCCATATCTGCAGCTCCAATAGTTATAGATGGAAAACTTGTCGGCACTATAGGAATATACAAAGATATTTCACACTTGAAAAAAATTGAAAAAGAATTGAGGGATGCGCTGGAAAAGTTGCGTGTTGTCGGCAAATTGACGAGACATGACGTGCGAAATAAACTATCAGCAGTTGTTGGTAATGTTTACTTAATTAAAAAAAGATTGGCCGACAATCATGAAGCTTTAAGGTATTTAGAAGAAATAGAGGGTGTCATTAAACAAATCGAGAGAATCCTTAATTTCGCTGCGACATATGAGTTGCTTGGTGTTGAAGAGTTAGTATACATCGACGTCGAGAAAACCATTCAAGAAGCGGTTTCGCTATTTACAGACCTTAAAGGCGTCAAAGTAATGAATAAATGCAAAGGCTTGAAAGTGTTAGCAGATTCATTGCTGAGACAAATCTTTTACAATCTTATCGATAACTCTTTGAAGTATGGCAAGAAAATAAAGAAAATTAGAGTATATTATGAAAAGACAAGCGAAGAACAGTTAAATCTGATCTATGAAGATGATGGTGTAGGTATACCTAAAAAAGAAAAGGAACTAATTTTCAAGGAGGGCTATGGAAAAGGTACGGGTTATGGTTTGTATTTGATAAGAAAAATCTGTGAAGGCTACGGTTGGACGATACAGGAAACAGGCGAATATGGAAAGGGAGTCAAGTTTACTATGACCATACCAAAAATAAATATAAGAAGTGGAAAGGCAAACTGGAAATTTGATGAACGTTAA
- a CDS encoding KaiC domain-containing protein, with product MFAEGLSLAVERLSTGVHALDKMLAGGIPRGFCVAVTGEPGTGKTILCIHFIAQGLSDEDKCIYVTTEESRESIVTQAAQFGFDFASAIKNGRLVLIDALMGTEDQWTIKTLSVEELVNKVIEAKKALGYGRARLVIDSLSAFWLDKPAMARRHSYFVKKVLAKWGFTILATSQYAITTSEAFGWGVEHIADGIIRFRRFVRNGVLKRYLLVEKMRQTYHSLQMHEIAIEPGKGLVILGPVEERIEDIALPRKVMEKIERTMEKRRFEQPESSP from the coding sequence ATGTTTGCTGAAGGGCTCAGTTTGGCTGTAGAAAGACTTTCGACTGGCGTGCATGCTCTTGACAAAATGCTTGCAGGCGGTATTCCAAGAGGTTTCTGTGTAGCCGTCACTGGTGAACCGGGCACCGGGAAAACTATTCTATGTATTCATTTCATTGCGCAAGGTTTATCCGACGAAGACAAGTGTATTTATGTGACAACTGAGGAAAGTAGAGAGTCTATAGTAACGCAGGCTGCACAGTTCGGCTTCGACTTTGCCAGCGCTATAAAAAATGGAAGACTTGTTTTGATTGACGCTTTGATGGGAACCGAAGATCAGTGGACCATTAAAACATTAAGCGTTGAAGAGCTTGTAAACAAGGTTATTGAGGCGAAAAAGGCTTTGGGTTATGGGAGAGCCCGCTTAGTTATTGATTCGCTTTCAGCTTTTTGGCTTGACAAGCCTGCCATGGCACGACGGCATTCCTATTTTGTCAAGAAGGTTTTAGCAAAATGGGGCTTCACCATTTTGGCGACATCCCAATATGCCATAACCACTTCTGAGGCTTTCGGCTGGGGCGTCGAGCACATAGCAGATGGCATAATAAGGTTTAGGCGTTTTGTACGAAACGGCGTTTTAAAGCGTTATTTGCTTGTAGAAAAAATGCGACAAACGTATCATAGTCTCCAAATGCACGAAATCGCCATTGAACCTGGAAAAGGACTTGTGATTCTGGGACCGGTGGAGGAACGTATAGAAGATATAGCTTTGCCCAGAAAAGTTATGGAGAAGATTGAGAGGACGATGGAGAAAAGAAGGTTTGAACAACCGGAATCTAGTCCTTGA
- a CDS encoding fructose 1,6-bisphosphatase, with protein MAKKTTISIIKCDVGSLAGHHVVPKPLLEIANRNLEKAKEKGLINSYYVFNVGDDLQLLMVHERGESNREIHQLAWNTFQEAASKALELKLYGAGQDLLKNAFSGNIRGLGPGVAEMEIEERKSDPIVVFAADKTSAGCFNLPLFRIFADPMNTAGLVIDPNMAGGFKFEVVDTKEGKKVVLKCPEEMYELVALIGTVERYIVSRVWRARDDLICASSSVTKLSLIAGKYVGKDDPVMIVRAQYGLPAVGEILVPFMHSYLVAGWMRGSHWGPIMPVGLNDARCTIFDGPPRLVALGFQVCNGTIASDDEGNPMIADFFADPAFEKARKEALKLAAMLRHMGEFEPARLGVESMEYTTLPQIIEKLKEKFVPV; from the coding sequence ATGGCCAAGAAAACCACGATTTCAATTATAAAATGTGATGTAGGTTCCCTGGCTGGACACCATGTGGTTCCTAAACCATTACTTGAAATAGCAAATAGAAACCTTGAAAAAGCTAAGGAAAAAGGCTTAATAAACAGTTACTATGTTTTCAACGTTGGAGACGACTTACAGCTTCTTATGGTGCATGAGAGGGGTGAGTCAAACCGGGAAATTCACCAGCTTGCATGGAACACCTTCCAAGAGGCTGCTAGTAAAGCTTTAGAGCTGAAGCTTTACGGAGCGGGGCAAGACTTGTTGAAAAATGCTTTCAGCGGGAACATTCGTGGATTAGGCCCTGGTGTAGCTGAAATGGAAATTGAAGAACGCAAATCAGACCCAATAGTAGTTTTTGCAGCAGACAAAACATCAGCTGGATGCTTTAACTTGCCACTTTTCCGCATTTTTGCGGATCCAATGAACACTGCTGGCCTCGTTATAGATCCAAACATGGCTGGAGGTTTCAAGTTCGAGGTTGTGGACACAAAGGAAGGAAAGAAAGTTGTCCTTAAATGTCCAGAAGAAATGTATGAGCTTGTAGCGTTAATAGGCACTGTTGAACGATACATAGTTTCAAGGGTTTGGCGAGCCCGAGACGATTTAATATGCGCTTCAAGCAGCGTAACAAAGCTTTCACTTATTGCTGGAAAATACGTTGGAAAAGATGACCCCGTCATGATTGTACGCGCTCAGTATGGCTTACCGGCTGTCGGCGAAATTCTTGTACCTTTTATGCATAGCTACCTTGTGGCAGGTTGGATGCGAGGAAGCCACTGGGGACCCATAATGCCCGTGGGGTTGAATGACGCACGGTGCACAATTTTTGATGGTCCTCCAAGACTTGTGGCTTTAGGCTTCCAAGTTTGTAACGGGACAATAGCGAGCGACGATGAAGGCAACCCTATGATAGCAGACTTTTTCGCAGATCCAGCTTTTGAAAAGGCAAGGAAGGAAGCCTTGAAGCTTGCAGCCATGCTTAGGCACATGGGCGAATTTGAGCCAGCCCGCTTAGGCGTCGAATCCATGGAGTACACAACTTTGCCTCAGATCATTGAAAAGCTTAAGGAAAAGTTTGTGCCAGTCTAA